From Aptenodytes patagonicus chromosome 1, bAptPat1.pri.cur, whole genome shotgun sequence, one genomic window encodes:
- the PMCH gene encoding pro-MCH codes for MCISSYMLILSLFSQGFLLSVSKSLQKVEDEDMLLTTLKLGKTLRNGDRTANRGAIPLLKHYKTEDSSVLDEKDDRKMKFLDTGSRHDFLNHVMPINLGRKELPYLALKGAMAFPGDTEIQNIESIQERETANENSAKFPIGRRDFDMLRCMLGRVYRPCWQV; via the exons ATGTGTATCTCATCATACATgttaattctctctcttttttctcaaGGTTTTCTACTCTCAGTTTCAAAATCTCTGCAAAAGGTAGAAGATGAAGATATGTTGCTAACCACATTAAAGCTAGGAAAAACTCTTAGAAATGGAGATAGAACTGCGAACAGAGGAGCTATACCTTTGCTGAAGCATTATAAGACTGAAGACAGCAGTGTTTTGGACGAAAAGgatgacagaaaaatgaagtttttg GACACAGGTTCCAGACATGATTTCTTAAATCATGTTATGCCAATCAACTTAGGTAGAAAGGAACTACCTTATCTTGCACTGAAGGGAGCCATGGCTTTTCCAGGTGACACTGAAATTCAAAATATTGAATCAATACAGGAAAGAGAGACTGCAAATGAAAATTCAGCTAAATTCCCTATAGGAAGAAGGGATTTTGACA tgctCAGGTGTATGCTGGGAAGAGTCTATAGACCTTGTTGGCAAGTCTGA